In Megalopta genalis isolate 19385.01 chromosome 7, iyMegGena1_principal, whole genome shotgun sequence, a single window of DNA contains:
- the LOC117221782 gene encoding uncharacterized protein LOC117221782 has product MKQEQHIDDAQPASVEEHFKMIIEDRSTIDPEYVEVTPKDLPFWFDEKLFRKGQEFYVKNLLAFGVASFTGLISILCVPDIIEVLNYTKKSETHLSSFKRYSATLLLMYELYSSDMLKPDSKWFKAVNAVRWRHAIVSKRRVEQGLNSIYQKDMAITQFGFLGFSLIAPHRVGLGHCTHEQQAGFNHLWRVTGHLLDISDRMNIARRNVAETTELCRRIAADVLNKRIQNSSPDFVKLASNAINGFWYVDFNLDADAFFELTYSLANAQNPKPLGWYSTYNYKQREWSLYLCSAPYIGVVIRTWFNYFLMAVYWMLQNYPILAWMKFGKKESQFCVYPKIK; this is encoded by the exons ATGAAACAGGAACAACACATCGACGATG CTCAACCGGCCTCGGTGGAGGAACACTTCAAAATGATCATCGAGGATAGATCCACCATCGATCCGGAATACGTCGAGGTCACGCCGAAGGATCTACCGTTCTGGTTCGACGAGAAGCTGTTTCGGAA GGGTCAAGAGTTTTATGTGAAGAATTTACTGGCATTCGGAGTCGCGAGCTTTACGGGCTTGATTTCCATTTTATGCGTCCCCGATATAATTGAG GTGCTTAATTATACGAAGAAAAGCGAAACTCACCTGTCCTCCTTTAAACGATACTCGGCAACGTTGTTACTGATGTATGAACTTTACAGCTCGGACATGCTGAAGCCGGATTCGAA GTGGTTCAAGGCGGTGAACGCAGTTAGATGGAGGCACGCAATAGTGAGCAAGAGACGCGTCGAGCAGGGACTGAACTCGATCTACCAAAAGGACATGGCGATCACGCAGTTCGGGTTCCTAGGGTTCTCGCTGATAGCACCCCATCGCGTAGGACTGGGGCACTGCACCCATGAGCAACAGGCGGGCTTCAATCATTTGTGGCGAGTGACGGGTCATCTGTTGGATATCTCCGACCG GATGAACATCGCTCGGCGAAACGTTGCGGAGACCACGGAGCTGTGCAGGAGAATCGCAGCCGACGTGCTCAACAAACGCATACAGAACTCGTCGCCGGATTTCGTGAAACTCGCTTCGAACGCGATCAACGGTTTCTGGTACGTCGATTTCAACTTGGACGCCGACGCCTTCTTCGAGTTGACGTACTCTCTGGCTAACGCGCAGA ATCCCAAGCCACTTGGATGGTACTCGACTTATAATTACAAGCAACGCGAGTGGTCCTTGTATTTATGCA GTGCCCCCTACATTGGCGTCGTGATCAGGACATGGTTTAATTACTTTTTAATGGCAGTTTACTGGATGCTCCAGAACTATCCGATCCTAGCGTGGATGAAGTTCGGCAAAAAGGAGTCACAATTTTGTGTCTATCCGAAAATAAAGTAA